One window of Micromonas commoda chromosome 1, complete sequence genomic DNA carries:
- a CDS encoding predicted protein, with translation MTRRDPRSRQSSSSSSSSNSRPRRRLPRYALVVALLLASFSTTRAEANARQTSRPAPAVVEVASPTNASPLPDASPPPDASPPPDGRFLGWWWLHKWMPRVVYVVPHGVYLPHGPKPDPYPPVVPPLVTPNCPEVVTTNGAPVRDCCCRSGCAISGTQGPACAGPGDTNRCQPGQRPCNPWCDAFAGGCGAGVATPFYGYGAYADVSRRAGTTAERD, from the coding sequence atgacgcgccgcgacccgcgctcgcgccagtcgtcgtcgtcgtcgtcgtcgtcgaactctcgcccgcgtcgtcgccttcctCGCTACGCCCTCGTGGTCGCGTTGTTGCTCGCGTCCTTctcgacgacccgcgcggaggcgaacgcgcgccaaACGTCGCGACCAGCCCcggcggtcgtcgaggtGGCGTCACCGACGAACGCGTCACCACTACCCGACGCGTCACCACCACCCGACGCGTCACCACCACCCGACGGCAGGTTCCTCGGGTGGTGGTGGCTTCACAAGTGGATGCCCCGAGTCGTGTACGTCGTCCCTCACGGAGTGTACCTCCCTCACGGCCCAAAACCCGACCCGTACCCGCCCGTGGTGCCCCCGCTCGTGACACCCAACTGCCCGGAGGTGGTCACAACCAACGGCGCCCCGGTTCGCGACTGCTGCTGCCGCAGCGGCTGCGCCATATCCGGCACGCAAGGACCCGCTTGCGCTGGGCCAGGAGACACGAACAGGTGCCAACCGGGGCAGAGGCCGTGCAACCCGTGGTGCGACGCTTTCGCGGGGGGGTGCggggcgggggtggcgacgccgtTTTACGGCTATGGGGCGTACGCCGACGtgtcgaggcgcgcggggaccacCGCCGAACGCGACTAG